The window GTTGGAGCGGGGCGGGGTGGGTAGAAAATATCAACAGCATTGGAAAAAAGGATCCACCAGACAAAGGTACAAAAGCTCGGCGTGGGTCCGAGGCTGTGGCTTCCTGTCTGGACTCTCACACAGTCGTTTCTATCGTTTCAATCACTTCCAGGTCAGACTGCGAGGGGGAGAGAAGGGTGCACTCATCCGGTTCCCAGCTGCTCTCTGGACTGTAATCTTCCTCTGAACTCAGTTCTGCTCCTTCTTCTGTGTCCTCGTCACACGATTCCACATAGTGAGCCCCAATCGCATTGATCCCAGAGTCCTCAGAACTTGAGGGAGAAGAGCAGTGATCTATTTTTGGTGTATTGCTCTCTTTTGAAATTAAGGCATCGTGTGCAGAGACCTCCTCAGGGCTCATTCTGTGGGAATGTGGTGCCGGCTGCTTCTGCACATAACACATCTTCCCATTAATACATTTAACCTGATAGTTGTCAATAAAAAGGTCTGAAATCATACAGTACCTCGGTGAGTcagggggaaggggaggctggaAGACAGATGCAAATTTCAAAAAGTGTTCGGTGAGCGAGACTGAGATCTGAATGGTGTTTGTGGGTTCCCGAGGCCTGGCAGGAATCTCAGTGCTTGGAAGCTGTTCCACAGGGGTCATAGGCTGATACATGTATTTGCCTGTGAAGACACAAAAAGACACTTGAAATCTATATTACACAAACTATATTAACATGGCCATAATGGTTTCTGAGGActcaatgtctttaaaaatatttcagtaacaCCTCAAAAGAAACTAGTAATAAAATCATTCAACATTGGTATAGTCAATGAAAAAGTCAGCATGGTATATAATAATTTTCATCTAAAAGACTCAATCGACTTTCTAAATCTCAATTTATATTTGTGTCTTTCTGATATCTCTGAAGTAGGTGGATAGACACTataatccttattttacagacaaCTTTAAGTAATTTACTCATTATACTAGAACAAAAAAGGTCCACAATATAGCATGGTAAAAAATACAAGTTgtacagccgggcgcagtggttcacgcctgtaatgtgcagatcactttaggtcaggagttccagactagcctggccaacgtggcaaaaccctgtctctactaaaaacacaaaacgtagctgggcatggtggcacacgcctgtaatcccagttactcgggaggctgaggcacgagaatcccttgatccagaagcggaggttgcagtgagccgagatcgtgccactgcactccagcctgggcgacagagtgagaccctgtctcaaaaaaaaaaacaaccaagttGTAAAACAGTATAATGTACTGTAAAATTATAATTCCATGTTTATCTCTAATAATGTTTGtgttaatgtatatatttttccagtttttaaatgtatgtaagtTTATCATCAGAATTATGGGAGATTTTCACTTTCCAGGTGTCTATGTTCTAATTATAAGATACATACacctacatatttatttaataggtAGTGGCCCACTGGATTGTCCCGGCCACCCTCAATGACTGGGGTAAAGTTTAGGGTGGGAAATGGTTTCTCTGAGGACCAAAGCTCATCAGTGGCCTAATCAGGAGGTGTCTCCCCCGCACCCCTCCCCGACACCAATTCCACTGGCACTAAGCGACCTAAGCCAAGCAGAAGCAAAGGGCAAACACACAGAGGGATGCAGAGGACACCCTGCTGGATGTTTCTAGGAAGCCCACAAGCTTATCTCCAAGCCTTCCTCTCTGCTCTGAGCCCTCAACTGTTTCCCACATAGTTGACATGGAAGTAAAACCTAAATGGATTTGGTCCTCATCCCATTTTTCATTCAACATCTAGCAAAGCCTCCCACACGCTAAGGAAATAGGGCTGAAAATATCCAATCTGTAAGTCTAAAgtgatttcaaaacaaaaagctaaagCAGGGATGGGGGCTCCTAAAAATCCCAGAGACAAGTAGCCACAATTGTGGgcatcattttgaatttttcctaATTTAGCCAATTTATCGGTTCATGTTGTATCTTCTGCACATTGTTGACAGGGCTTTTAACCTTAGCACTACCTgcattttggaccagataattcttcATCGTGGTGGGGAGGGGTGCTGTCTATCCTAGGCAGCATCCTCGGCCTCtccccactagatgccagtagcagctCCTTCTCAAATGAGACAAATTCCCCAACGGGTGAAATCACCCTGATTAAGAACCAGTGATTTATGGTATCTTCATGAGCATCTTTTTGCAGGCGAATTACTCATGTGTATGGTACTTGCTcctgtttatttctttgtcaGACTGGAAATCCTAGGACAGGAATCACATTTGTAAGGAAAACTAGCTTAGGTTTTATAATGTTAATGATGCCACAGGAGAGTAGCAATTTCAGATTAGAAATGAAGTAGTAAAGAGGCCACAAATCATGCAACATCAGTAATCTCTTAAGATCAATCAAGCCtgcttatattttttgttttttgactccTGCACAAAAAAGCCACTCaggtaccacaatttctttataaCCAAATTACTCTAAAAAGACCTTCATTTTCATCCTGGGGTACCATAtgaaaaaagtacatttaaagTCGTTAAGCCTCTGGGTTCCCAGGGTGCTTCCAAGCCTGGACGTACCTCATGCAAACCCCGCAGTCTGATAAAAACGCATTGAGAAGAACCCAGTCACACCTGCCTGGGGGAACTATGTTTAAAATATACCAGGCGTCTTCATTTCTCCAGCTCTTTAAAAGGTAATTACTACTTGTCAGGCAGAGTTAAAATCAGGTCAGATGTAAGAGGTGGTATGGTAGGACCTCTGCCCCTAAGCACTGTGGACACTATCGGCTGAAGGGCTAAAGAAGGCTGACCTTTAAGCCTCCCTCCAGACCCTCCAGCCCCAGGATTAGAGCAATGTATGGGCACGGGATAGAGAACGGACTTAGAGAACCTGGGGAACTACTCTTCTGTCCACAGAGTGGTAAATAAAACGCGGAATGAAGGTTTCGTCTTTTTCATTCTTGGCTGGTAGTTACTGAGCTCAGGAGGCTGTGGAAGGCAGGCAGTCAAGATGTGCTTGTTGTATATGCTGATTAGGTTCATCCTGCCCTAAGTAACCTGTGGTTTAGTTATCCACTGTCACAGCCACAGGAGGATCCTCGTAGTTGATTCATGCCTTCCAGAACCATCCTCAGATCCAGAGGGAACAAGGCTTTATTTGTCCAAAGATAGAGGGAAAAGGTGAAGCCCGGCTTTGGGACTTTCCTcactccatctctttttttttccttcccctcctttaTGCTTCTTCataatttctttgctttctttcctcttgGTTCTACTCTTTCTCTGGTCCCCACTCATCCAaagctctgtttttctttcttgaaagtgtagtgctgtggactgaatgtttgtatccccaCGAACttcatgttgaaaccctaatccccagtgtgatggtatttggggGTGAGGCCTTGGAGGAGTacttaggtttagatgaggtttAGAAGGTGGAGGCTCTAATCATTGGTTTAGTGCCctatgagaagaggaagagaccagATCCCTTTCTCCTCTATGTGAGGGTACAGCATCTGCAAACCAGGATGAGCGTCCTCATCAGACACTGACTTCTGCCTCACTCTTAGAATTCTCAGCTTCTAGACTGTGAGAAATACacgtttgttgtttaagccacccagtctgtggtattttattatagcagcccaaactgaccaGGACATGTAGTAAGAGAGAAATGCAGCTGGGTGAGGAAGATGTGAACCAGATTCCACTTCTTTCTACAAGGTACGTCTATTAAATGTGTTTACTCAGAGCGAGGGTGAGAGCCTATTATCTGGTGATATGGGGAtgcaaagaaagagaggaggaaaataGTAAAGATGGCCACATAAAAAAACAACCTTTAGTAATCACCTTTGAAATATCAATCATTACATAATACTATATTGTttataaacacagaaataattaAACTCAAAGATATAGTTTTATAGGGCTGTGAAGGGTTAGTGCTTTGCTCCAGTCCCTGATAACTTATATCCCTGGGGTATCCTAGGCCGAGAATCCATGTTCACATAGCTCCGAGGCACTGCAAGATCCTGAATTATCAGATTCAATTATGTTTACTAtgagaataaaatgaacacaCTTCTTCAACAGCAAGGATTGAAACGGGTTTCTGGCGATTTAGCCAAGAAATTCAATAACCACTATATTCTCTGAACAATCGTAATTAAGGGTTTACTGTGTTAAAGAATAAATGGATGAGAACTTTTAAAACCTAAAGCTCTAAAAGGAAAAGATACTCAGAGTGAGGgctcagagaaaaagagagcaaaaGGAGCATcagtttgatccagcaattccacttttgggtacacacccaaaagaatggaaagcagaGTCTCAGGGATATTTGAAtatccatgttcacagcagcatcacTGGCAAtatgcaaaagctggaagcaacaCAAGTGTCCAtgatggatgaacagataaacaagaGGTCATATACACGTAAAATATAttagcctttaaaaggaaggaaatcctgaccCATGCTACAactagatgaaccttgaggacactatgctaagggaaataagcctGTCACAGTAAGACAAATACTCTGATTCCACTTGCTTGatgtatctaaagtagtcaactCATAGAAACCGAAAGCAAGAGTGGTGTTTGCCAGGGACTGGGCATACGGGGGGAtggggagttgttgtttaatgggtagagtttgagttttacaagatgaaaagagatgtggagatggatggtagtgatggttgcacaatataaATGGacttaacaccactgaactgtacacttaaaaatggttaagatggtaattatgtatattttaccaaaatttaccaagaaaatgagTGGCCTGAGGTAAACTGCATGCATAGTTCAGTTCTTtgactttatgtattttaaattagttttatacattttttttttttttttgagatggagtctctctctgctgcgcaggctggagggcaatagcacgatcttggctcgccgcaacctccgcctcctgggttcatgcgattctcctgcctcagcctcccgagtagctgggattacaggcatgcgccaccatgcccagctaattttgtatttttgttagggACGGAGTTTCTTCacattagtcaggctggtctcaaactcccgacctcaggtgatccacccgcctcggcctcccaaagtgctgggattacaggtgtgagccactgtgcccggctataCTTTTAAATTAGTATAATTCACTGTATTAACAGACTACAGGGAAAAAACCCATATGATCTGGAATATTTAAAGAATTCTTGCCACTCCATAAtgagaaaacaacccaattttctTAAAAAGGGGTGTGGCTACATAAGAGTAAGACTGAGGTATCTTtacagtgatggaaatgttctgtatcttgccTGTATTCATGTCAACACCTTGGTTGTGACACTGTACTACTGTTTTGCAACTTAATTGCCATTGGGGGGAACTAGGCAAAGGGCACATGACGGCtctgtatttcttaaaattttatataaatctatgattttttttcaaaatgtataatcTAAAACAACAGGGAAATAATCACCATAGATGTGATGACACACCCTTTTTTGGTGTATTGTATTAGGAGGTACATGCTGTTGATAAACTTCGTTACAGGTGATGTTTATTAACTTTGTGGTGCCTGTCTAGGTTTCTTCAttataaagttactatttttctctttgtaagaTATTTTAGGACTGTGCAAATATCCTGTTTGTCACCATACTTTCACCAATTTTAGCATGGATAGGTGGCTCTTGTCTGCAACAAATATTACTGTGGTGTTTgccaaactgattttttttaaaccacacacCATGAttcttcagattttctatttacgtcattccttctacatttattaattggaattctaTGTGTGAAATTGAAGATACTGGGATGAAATCACATCTTGTCAGACCCAAACAAACTTAAGCCAGCAGAGCCTGAAGAGGGGAGGGTTTGTGCT is drawn from Homo sapiens chromosome 3, GRCh38.p14 Primary Assembly and contains these coding sequences:
- the C3orf70 gene encoding UPF0524 protein C3orf70, giving the protein MSAAASPASERGWKSEKLDEAQALARSCAARRPDFQPCDGLSICATHSHGKCFKLHWCCHLGWCHCKYMYQPMTPVEQLPSTEIPARPREPTNTIQISVSLTEHFLKFASVFQPPLPPDSPRYCMISDLFIDNYQVKCINGKMCYVQKQPAPHSHRMSPEEVSAHDALISKESNTPKIDHCSSPSSSEDSGINAIGAHYVESCDEDTEEGAELSSEEDYSPESSWEPDECTLLSPSQSDLEVIETIETTV